The genomic window TTATAATGGGGGCTTACCAGCCATCAAGGCTAGCCTAATCTGCAAGCTCCAGGCTGTTTGAGGACCCTGTTTCAGTGGAAAGGTGGACTATACCTGAGGAACAGTATTTGAGGTTGTTCTCACCTCTACAATCACGCACATTTAtgtgcaggcacatacacatacatacacacacacacacacacacacacacacacacacacacatacacacacacacacgcgagcGCGCAATTTAGAAAAGGAAGCATATACCTCTAAACAAATTTGTTTGTTTAGGGAAGAAATGAGATCCGTGAAAGTAATGGAGAATTTTACTTTGAGTGCAGAGATACACTTCAGGAGATCGTTTTTGCCCTCAGTAGCTTTCTGATGTCCTCTCTTGTTACTATCATATGAGCAGAGTCAAAGAGGTACCCAGTGAGACAGAGCAGAGGGAACGGGATGCCCGGAGCAAGGCACTCACATGGGGCCATTTTCTCTGCCGCTCTGGACTTAGAGGATTTTATTGGCGTAGAAGAACAGCAGGACCTCAGGATGATAATGGCTCTGGAAGAAATTAGAAAAGGTACATGTGAGGGAGGTTGCGGGCAGGACAACAGAGAAGCCGCAGGAGTGGAAGCAGCCAAGGACTAGAACTGAGTGAACGGTAACACTGTGTCATCTTCCAGGAATCCTGCCCTTTGCATCGCGTTATGGATCCTTCGCAACTGCCATACCAGCCTGAGCTGTTTTAGGAGGTAGGAGGCGGCAACTTCCTGTTGCACTGGGCCACTTCCGGTGTCTGAAGGGGCGGGACTCCCAGGAGAACTCTCTCCTCCCTGACCCACTCACCAGCTGCCGAGAAAGTCTGGGGTTCCGCTGATCTTCTTCACTCTGGAAAAGCTGCTCTTTCCTGGGTTTCAGATACGGAACACAGGCTCGCACAGTCGTTTTGCAAGCCTGAGGGAAATAACATTGTCATCCAATTGCCTAAACTATTAGGGAATTCTAGCATTCTGGGCAGGGAAGGTGATCCCAAAGAACTGTAGCCAATCTCAGGTCAGAGCCACCAAGGCTGGGAACGTAATTTTCAGGTCATTTGTGAGCTTGAAACTTGAAGGATTTCTGTTCATAGAATGGCCATGGCTCGTTCTGTGGCACACAGAGAGGACACCGCTCTGCCATGTGCACAGACAGCCTTGCTCACAATTACACTCATCCacactctcttcctcccctcccccaagatgAATTTGTAGAACTCTCTGCACGTCATCCCTGGGGGCTTGGCCTTCCCTATCTTGCTAGCACCAGCAGGTGTTGGATTGGGCAGAGACAGGTCAAAGCGGAAGTAGGGGAGATTGCACCCTGGAGGCCCCTTTGCTTTACATAGATACCATACAGGTCATTCTAACCGGCAGGAACTCCAGGGCCTGGCTTCTCCACTTAGCAGAGCTGCCATTACCCCCTCCATGGACAGCAAAGATTTCACAAAATGAGCAAAGAATGGTTGTCTCACCTTGGCCACCTGAGGACTTTTGTCCTGTAAATGGGTCAGGAGGGAATCTTGTGTCTGGTTAACCTGGTCAGTGAAAAATTTCTTCCATTTCCGCCCAGCAAACGCAGCCAATTGCCCAAACAGAACAAAGGCCAAGTACCGCACACCGTCGTTCTCCTGTAATTTccatcaacaacaaaaagccgATCACCGTCAACAGGCCTCCATCAGAACAGACCACGACCATTGCTCTGAGTTGCACAGACATGGGGGCATCATACTCAAGACCCTGTGCCTTCTGACATCAGGGAACAAACGCCAGCGGTGGTAGGCACCTTGGGTTTCCTTTCAGTCTGTCTAGGAGCTGCTTCCATGCCGTTAGCTAAAAATTTCCTcctttcatttctcatttctttttctcctttcccctttcctccctttcccatgtctccctcctttcccttcctttttttctcttcctgtctcccccttcctccctcccatcatTTCAGCCATATCTCCTCTCCCTACTGTCTGAGTCTCTCCTGCCGATCAAGGGAATAAAGATCTTGTTTCTTCCCCCACACCCTCAcagctctccctgcctctactcTCAACAGTTAGCTCTTCCTTGGGAGCCCATCCGCTTCTTCTCTCCCACATAAACTGTTTGCTCCACACATCTGCCTTCTCAGGCAAGAATGTCAAGGCTCAGAGACTGTCAGGATGTGTTCATCATCATACCATGAGATAGGCAGCCAGTGAAGGCGCCCAGTCTCCTCCTTTCTTGGTacacagatttttgttttgttttggttgatcAAGACaaagcttctctgtgtaacagtcctagctgttatggaacttgctctgtagaccaggctggcctcgaattcacagagtctcacctgcctctgcctctcaagtgctgggaacaaaggtgtgtgccatcaccaccctgcTGGTACATGGATTTTTGTATCAGCAGTTCACAGTCCTGTCCAAGTTCTAGGGAaaccagagagaacagagagtgGCCCTCTccaaagggaaagaaacatctaGAACTGGGTCACAAAGACTGAGACAGCACTGATCATTTTGTGAACTatccaaaaatatattttagcataTGTGACTCATTGAGTACCATGATCCCCTGGTACTATGTACAGGAATGTATAAGCCAGGTACCTGTCTCCCAAGAGTGTGACAATCGTCTAGTGGGGGTATGTGTCCCAACAAACACAGCATGAAGCAGGCCATATTGACAGTGTACTCTCGCCTAGATTCTGCCCATAGGCAGTGCTATGAGaagatttttccttccttttctacatGACCAAGGTTTCTGCTCCAAAAAATGGCATGTAAACTGGGTTTAAAAAGTAGGTgatgagctgaagagatggctcggaggttaagaacactggctgctcttccagaggtcgtaagttcaagtcccagcaactatgtggtgactcacactatgagatctggcaccctcttctggcatgcaggtatacatacaggcagaacactatacataataaataagtaaatcttaaaagaaaagaaaggaaaagacaaagtaGTTGAATAAAAATCAACTGAAGTTTAGACAGCACCAGAAGGATTTAAGGCCACATTCTCAAGACTTGTGCTGACATTCTAGGGTGGTAATGTACACATCTTCCTACCCCCTTCTCAGACAAGACAGGTTTACATTCAATAGCAAACATCTAGACAGGGCTCATGCctctaacctcagcactcaggacctgaggcaggaggactgccatgagatcaaggccagcctgtgcgaTATATTGGGTTCTGGGCCAGCATGGGCCATCTCCACTAATATCCTAACATCTCTTCTTTTGGAGGAAAGATGAACGTTGACAAGCATGCCAGTAACTCTGATATAGGTTCTGAGCTCTGTGAGCTCCATGactctccttttctcttgtttAGCTTGGGACTTAGGCGACAGGGACAGGTGGAAGTTGCTTTGGGTTGTGCTAAGTAAAGGTCTGAGGGATGTCTGACAGGTGCTGTCTTTGATAGAGAGACAGTAGCAGGCTGTTTGTCAGCCTGCAAGTTGGCCATGCAAGAGTCTTCACTTGAGACCACAGGTTGCACCTGAGCCCTTCCTGGTTGGTGCATTTTATCTGGGGGCTAATAGGGCAGCAGCTGCAGTCAGTCGGCTGCATTCAGGGAGTGTGCTGCCTCAGTGAACTGTGTGCAGATCCTGATCTTTCTGTGCctcaattttctcattttataataAAGATCACTGTCACACCCACTTAAGAGGATTGTTGTAAGGACTGCATAAGTATCCATGGCAACTGCCTGGCACTGTGACTGACACACAGGAAGGGCGCACTAAATGCTAACTTGTTGCAGAGAAGGGAGTACTGAGCACCGGCTGGCATCACCATCAACACTGTTGTCATCACGACTGCACATGTTCACTTCCTTCAAAAGGGAGTGACTGGGTTCTGCACGTCTTATGTTCTCCATAACCCCACCCATAACTCCTCTCAATAAAATTGATTCATAAATTGTGAGTGATGCAGACATTGTTCTTAAGAAACATACTACCTGAGgttctcatttccttttgtttttgttttttgagacagggtttttttgtttgtttatttttgttgttgttgttgtttatgtagtcctggctgtcctgaaactcactatgtagaccaggcaaagctcaaactcacagagatcggcctctgctcggcttgcctctgcctctgctggggttaaaggcccaGCAGAGGCAGACCCACGACTTGGGATCCTCATTTCTAACCCAGGGCAATTTTATAGCC from Microtus pennsylvanicus isolate mMicPen1 chromosome 4, mMicPen1.hap1, whole genome shotgun sequence includes these protein-coding regions:
- the Mro gene encoding protein maestro isoform X4, giving the protein MEQTQRVLSRPPPVPASQPRKRRTLVRSFFSKVRKYKKVFLALLVHGLYDPVSSDVIHESMKTLTIMLGKIQGQRLGSFFVDITLQTRALLDDENDGVRYLAFVLFGQLAAFAGRKWKKFFTDQVNQTQDSLLTHLQDKSPQVAKACKTTVRACVPYLKPRKEQLFQSEEDQRNPRLSRQLSHYHPEVLLFFYANKIL
- the Mro gene encoding protein maestro isoform X3, which codes for MEQTQRVLSRPPPVPASQPRKRRTLVRSFFSKQVRKYKKVFLALLVHGLYDPVSSDVIHESMKTLTIMLGKIQGQRLGSFFVDITLQTRALLDDENDGVRYLAFVLFGQLAAFAGRKWKKFFTDQVNQTQDSLLTHLQDKSPQVAKACKTTVRACVPYLKPRKEQLFQSEEDQRNPRLSRQLSHYHPEVLLFFYANKIL